CTATATCGCATCTCTACTCGCCGAAAACTAACTCGATCCGCGTAGGAAATCtaccaacaacaccaccgatACCGAACGAACAAACACAACCCCGCCGAACCTCACCCCTCACCCAATTCAAACAAAATGGCCAGCCGCATCCTCccgctcatcatcctcttcgtggtcctcgccatcctcgccgtcgtggGATTCGTCGTCTACAGCATCGTGCAGGATATCTCGGACAAGACACGGgacaagatggagaagaagaacgtCATGTTCACGAGAGACGGGATGAAGGTTGGCGTCAAGGAGGTTAACGAGGAGGATTATGTTGATCGGAGTCAGAGGTTTGTCTCCCTTTCCATCCAATTCTACCCCCCTAAAATAGTGGGAATGGATGGACCAGTGGCTAACGTTGATTTTCTAGTATCCTCGTCAACATGTGGAACCACACTTCGTTCCCGGCATACAAGAGTCGGCTTTGGGATATGGCTGgggcttcgtcttcgtcttcgaatGGGAATGGTGGGGATGCTCAGCAGAGGAGGGGGTGAGTTTCTTGATCTAGAGTATTTTGGGTTGAAAAATGGACTAACGCGTGTTTTAGACACACCTCGCAGTGACTATCGAAACATCTCCTGAAACCCCGACGCGCGAAAACATGGATTACAGTTGATGGGCTGTTGATGGAGCCTTAGTCTGGATCAATCGGTTCATCGGTTCATAATTGGGGTTGAATTGAAATTGaaaatgtatatatatacatacgGCTGCAGGATGGGATATGGGCGTTTTTTATATCGTTGCAGTAATGACTGACGAGTGATGAATGCAATCATTCTTTTTGCGTTGGATCGATGGAATTAAATTCTTACTGTGGCTGCGAACTGTGGGGAAGTTTCATGTATACTTCTCCCGCAGCAGTACACCTATCAGTACGTCCAAGGCTACGGTGATTTGGCGGTGATCGAGTCCCACCTGCAGGAGATCTCGATCGGTGGATTACGCTGGTGGCCTGCGCTGGTGGCCTAACGATGGTGTTGGTAGCTAGCACGGTCGCGGAATCTAGAGTGGTCGAAATTGAACAATGCGGTGTAAATTTCGTGGCTCCGGAACATATTTTGTATGTTATTTGTAGGGTTATGCAAGTCCTCAAGTATTAGGATGAGTTTGAAATTCGTATCTGCTTACCTTTAAAGATGCAGATAACTCGCAGTGGCTGGTCGCTGAAGAGCGAAGGGGTATCTAACTTTGGTGAAGTATGAGTATGCTTGAGACGCGACTCGCGATGACTTCACGAACAGACTACAGGTACACCGTAGGAGGCGAAGAGCAGGCTTCATTCAGTTCTCCCTTGTAACTCTATTTGTGCCTTGTTTGTCCGAGATGAGGCATTATGGCACGGCAAGATACAGATCACTATCTGTACAATGTACAACTACACCGTCCGAGTTGCTAATTATGGCGGCAAGATATGCAAGAAACTGAGGTAACAACTCGTGTATCAGTTACGGTCATCGGAGACTAAGGTGTTTAGCGACCGGTGACCAGTTCAGGTTGGAAAGACACCTGACGATCTGTCAGCGAGGGGTGAGCCCTGCTGCATCCTTGCATCGACCCCTCAGGCCGCTTGGTTAGAACTTTGAAGCCCCGAGAAACATTCTAAGCGATCAGAATTATACGAATTGGAGCTTCATTTCACCATATCCGTCAGCAACAGTACTTGGGTAGTTACACTGTACAGAATACAGAGTACAGGCTCAGAGTGAGTGTACAGTGGAGTCGGACAGTGGAACTGGAGGACCCTCAAGCTTTCCCCCGCGGCAGCCAGCGAATCAGCCGTCCACGTGCCAAGAGCAGCCCCCCCGATCGCTGCACGTTGCTGGTCATTCCCCCATCATAGGCCCCTGCCCCCAGCTGCACCTGATAAGCTCCATGCCGCCTCCCAGGCACGAGGGCCCTCCGGCCATCTTCTTTCGTTCCCTCGCGTCCTTGGAAATCCAAGCCTTCTGGTAGGACGCCCTCGAGTAGGTGGGTTTACTTGATTACTCCACGCCTGTTGCGATGCCCTGAGCCTGATATAAGTTGCACGCTCTGGACTCACTCACATGGCTCCGCTGTCTTTCAATCCCCTGGACACGCGCGTTCACACCGCCAACATgtctctctcttccatcaagggcctcctctcctccccgacGAGCACGGAGTACGATGTCGAGAAGGACTCTCGTCTGTCCAGCGACGGAGAGAGCGCCAATGGCGACGGAAAGCGCCGCGAAACGAAAGACCCCAAGCTCGTTGACGGCCGTGTAATATCAGACGCCATCATCGGTCTTTCGGATGGCATGACCGTTCCCTTTGCCCTCACCGCGGGCCTCTCCGCGCTGGGAGACACCAAGGTCGTTGTGTTTGGCGGCTTTGCGGAACTCATCGCTGGTGCTATTTCTATGGGCTTGGGCGGGTACCTCGGCGCAAAGAGCGAAGAGTATGACCCaaccaaaaagaaaacatgtCTATACTTTAGCATACTAACAAGAGCAGAGAATCATACCGCGCAACCCTCAAAGAAACCGAAAAGCAAACAATCGCAGACCCCACCTCCGTCACAGACACAATACACGACATCTTCACCCCATACGACCTCCCCCCACACCTCGTCTCTGAACTCACAACCCACCTCACCTCATCACCGAACCTCGCTTCCTTCCTCATGAACTTCCACCACACCCTCCCCGAACCCTCCGGCTCGCGAGCCGTCACCTGCGCCGTCACAATCGCCCTGGGCTACTTCATCGGCGGCTTCGTCCCGCTCCTCCCGTACTTCTTCGTCGGGCCGACCGATGCCTTCCTCGCGCTGAAGTGGAGCATTGCAACCATGGTGGTTGCGCTGTTTATCTTCGGGTACGGGAAGACGTGTTTCGTGAGCGGGTGGAAGGGCCAGAGGAATGTCCGGAAGGGCGTTGTGGGTGGGCTGCAGATGGTGCTTATCGGTGGGGTTGCGGCGGGGAGCGCGATGGGGCTTGTCAAGGGGTTCCAGGCGTTGGCGGATAGTGCTTAGTCTGTCTGGCTGGTTTATAGCGTCATGACTCTAGAATGGGCGGGTGTTTCTATGGTTATGGTTATGGCTTTGGCGTTGAGAGCGAAATAAATAATGTATATACATGGACGGAGTTAACTTGCTTTTAAATATCAATCAATGATAAACGACTTGAACATTGAAACCGAAATAAACCTTTTAAACCACAACGCCTTCTAGTAGTACAGgggtatatatagaataaaatacAAAACAGAGCTGTATATTCACCAACGCCGCATCGTTAGACCAATTTTCTATAACCCAATTTTCTTCTTTACCCGACTCTTCCATGTCGACAAATGAAACCTCCCGGTTCCTGGATGAACTACCTCTGTTCTATGCGACGCTGATGGCTTTTGCTGTGAAGTCGACTGAGAGTGGCATGTGTTCCGGTGTATCTGCCGTTTTTGTTCCCATCGCCGCTGTCTCTCAACTTCATCCCGTCGCGCTGTGTCTCGTTGATCTTCAGGCAATTCATCAATCGCATCACGGATTTTGTCTCGCCGTGCAAGCTCCCGTTGGACTTTTTCGTCACTGAACGCCTCTGGTGAAGTCGCTTTGGCGAGGTCAGCAACAGCTTAAACACATTATCCGAATCCTGCATCTCACTTACAATCTTCTAGGTATTCCTCTTCTAGCGAGTTCAGATTCTCTCCGTACCTCCCTATCAGACGGATGTTGCAAAAAAGGCTGGTATCGTCTCCTGGAATGTCGAgttcggcgtcgaagaaATAAACATCACACTCTGAGAACACATTCTCGTTGAACAGATATTCGTTGCTCAGCACGACGTCGACGCAGAGCTCATCCAGGACGTAAAAGTCACGATTGATTGTCTTCGATCCAATCCTCCATGATGCATCGCGTATAATTCCGCTTGTCCAGGCTGTGCTTCCGTCTGGAAATTCGACCTCCACTCGGCTTTCCAGGCGTGTGTCGATGTCGAGTTCGAGTTCCTCTGCGTATGTCCTCGATACGAGCATCATATCAGACCCAGTATCAGGGAACGCTGTTGTGAATCGGTCGTTCAGGTACCCCCAGACTTTCCAGGCCTTGTCGTCTTCGCCTTGTAGCAGTTGTAACCGAAGCCTCCTGGTCCCATCAACAATTCTAGATTCGATCCGTGAGGTGAATCTCTTGAGTGTCTGAGTGGCCTTTAGGAATGGCCTTCCTAAGACTATGTCGTGGATGCTATGAGGTAGGATCCAACAGTCAAGAGAGTGAGTCTTAGATTCACCATAAAACACCCACGGCACCGCCACCCTACCCGGAGATCGAACAAACGTTTTATTGGCGAAGTATATCCTCTTCTCAGGTCCAGCAGTAGGACTTAGGCCAAGATTCGAGGCCAGAGTATTTGATATGAAGCACTCGTCGGCACCACTGTCAGGTAAAGCTTCTACCGAATGGCCACCGACAGTTCCTTTAACGAAATACTGCTTTGGCTTTGCAGGTGGCTTGGGGGCTTCATGAGTGCCATTACATTCAAGGAATGCAATAGTACGCATAATTTCCTGACGTTCATACTCTCTTTTTTTAACCCAGGCTTTTATCTTTCGTCCACCTTTTATCATGGATTTTGTGAGCTGTAGATGCCGTTGTGCTTCTCGTTTCAGTGATTGTATTTGTCCGACAAGTGTGACAAGTGCGGGAATAGTTCCGAATAGTTCCATGGTAAGATGATCCCTGTTTGGCTGTTCTGCGTGGGAGGGGATAAATAGGCCAGCCTTCTGGTACACACTCGCCGGTACATGTACCTGTCGTGGAACCAATTGTTGGGGAGGATGCTGAAGATGTAATGAATTCTTGGACAGAAAGCAAGTGGTCGAAGGGAATGGGGAGACAGTCTCCTCTGAGAATCTTCATCTTAAATGGAAGGAGTGAGCATGCGGCTCGTGTCACTCTCATTCTAGCACTGCCACGTCAGGCTCATTCACAGTTCAAAATCAGGCTGCGATGAGGCTGTCTCTACTGGACCCATGGACCATTTCATTGGTGAATCGAGACTCGGGCCTTGCCATGGCACTCCTAGTCTTTGCGCAGCATGCTGAATGCAGCATCACCTGGGTTCTCTAAATTTCTAGGGCTGCTCTTGACGGTTTCGCACCGTCCTTCCCCCTCTCTTTGCTGCAGACATACGTCGTCATTTGCCTTGCCAAAAACCCCATTTCTAACCACTTCTCTTGCCGCGGGAAGTCACAAAACCCCCTCTAAATTCCTATCCTGATTAATGAATGGAGACGCAAGCTCAAATACAGGCAGCTACTATGCACAGCAGAAAGAGGGCTTCGCCAACGTCGCAAGGTGGCTGTCTCTCGACCGGGACAACGAGGCCTTTATCTACCGTAGATTCAACGAGCTTTCCGCGCGAAATATACTCTATCTTCAATGTGAACTCTTGGATCTCGAGAAGAAACTCAACGAGCTGGATAAACGAGATGCAAGCAGCGATGATATGGATTTGAAGGATGCGGCGAGGACGTGGGAGACTTTTATACAGCGGTTCGAAAAGGGCAATAGTGAGGCCGTGGACCGCATGGAGTTGATCACCAAGCTGCGCGCTAAAATTAAGGAATATCGtacgccctcttcctcccaacATCTTGCCTTCAACATGCTAACTGAGTAGATGAAAcactgctgctgcagggTGAAGTCTCAAACCTCAAGCACCCCAACAAACGCGCACTTGAGGGGTACAGATACTGGTTCTCTAAACCATATCCCGCTCTTGGGGGAGTAGCAAAGACGGCCCTGGATAATGAAGATGACCTTGTTGCCCTGAATACGCCACCAGAAAAAGACCATCTATCCAGGGTACTGCGACGACACTGGCCAGCTAAGGTGAACCTTCTTCAAACAGACAATACCATACATTCTAACTTGGTTCAAAGGAAGAGATATCTCGAGACGGACTCCACCGCATCGGCCGATTCGACGaggcctccatctccatggccgtcgccatcatcaacatcctcgtGGCGTCATTTCTACTCATCGGGTCAATAATCGGCCTCTACTTCGCGTCCAACGACGCGCTGAAACTCGCTCTGATTGCTGCGTTTACGGCCCTGTTTGCCCTAAGTATCGGCCTAATGACGAATGCGCGCCGCGCAGAGATATTCGCTGCGACCGCCGCGTAAGTTAACTAGCAACCCAGTTTTCATTGTCTCAGCTTCGCTGATCGTGTTTATACCAGATATGCCGCTGTCCTTGTTGTCTTCGTGAGCGGGGATATCTCAAGTTCGAGTCCAGGTTCCAGGTAGACTTGACCATTGGGTGCTTCGCTTCAACTAAAGACATACTTGTCCTGTTAAGCGCAAGGGGATTGGGGGGGAAATTTCGAGGTCAGGAAAGATATCATTTCGGCCGAAAATCGGTCTCATCGGATTCACATAGAGCAGGGAGTTGAATAGCCCGAGCGTCTTGAAAGGCCATTCGTGATTGAAAATCATCGTCGCCAGACGACTAGACGCGTAATATGTTGCGTACTGGCGATCCCAACTGCCTGTATCAGATTGCCGCAAAGGTTTCAATTATTGAAGTGTTGTTTGTACATATCACACTTCTCGTCCCCATAGAGTTGTTCCAGGCCCGAGTCCTACTTTGATATCCTTTTGACTTGCCTTTATATATAACTCCAGCATGTACTGATAGTGGGTATGTCTATCATTTATCAAAGACATGAGTCCGCTGGCCAATATGGTATCCGCCAACGCGTAACCAGAAACCCACAGGCACAATAATTGCTTCGAACAGCCGTTCAATCACCAGAACGCTTTCCAGGACCAGCGCATGGCCCACTGTTCATTAACCATTCCAGCCAAACCAGGGGCAAGATAGACCCCTTGGATTGAGCTTGTCGTCAGGCAAAGAATGTATCATTCTCAGGAAAAGTAAAAGCCTTGGAATTTTTTCATAATCTTCACATGATCAGCACTGAGCAATGCAAGGTCAGCACCTTATACATAAGTTAGTTACCTACATTGAGATAAGGCAATAACTCGGCAGCGCCCTTATATGCCCGAAAATAGGGTTCTTCCCAgcttcccagccctaactcagtccaatccaatccatccatccatccatccatccatcgtCCATGCAATAACATTCAAGTCTAATACGACAACCAAGTCACCTAAAGGAAGACAATGACTCAACCCCAGGCACCCCTTGTGAGCAGCGTCGAGCTCCACGACAACAACGAAAACCCCGACACCACATTCCCCTCGCCCTCCGATAAAGACGCCCAAAATGACGCCCTACTACAAGCCTCACTAGCCGCAGACTCAGAAAACCCAGACGGCGGCTACGGATGGGTCGTTCTGTTCGCGTGCGTCGTGATAGCCTGGTGGTATATCAGCATTTCATATACATGGGGGATTTTCCAAATAGCCCTACTCcggcagcaacaacaacagcagcaacaagagGGGCGGCAGCACATCTCCGCTTCAACACTAGCGTTTGTGGGCTCTCTATGTCCGAGTTTTATTGCGTCGCTGGCGATTCCGAATGCGAAGCTGGTGAGGGCGGTTGGGCCGCGGGCTACGGCGTTGATAGGGATGTCTGTTATGGGGGTGGGGTGTATACTTGCTTCGTTTACGACGGGGCATGTTGGTGGTTTGTTTGTGACTTTTGGGGTTCTTTGTGGGGTTGGGAATAGGTAGGCCATATATCCATGATTATCTTGTGTGTTTTCCTGAAGACTAACAGCCAAGTCTACGGCGGGGTGATATAGTATGCTTTTTATGGTGAGCCCCCCCAGTCTGCATCCATATTCAGCAGAATAAAAGCTAACATATATGGGCTTACTTGACAGGTCATCAATGTAGCCCCATCACAGTGGTTCAGCAAGAAACGAGGCCTGGCCAACGGCATGATATACGCGGCCGGGGGGCTCGGCGGCGCCGTGATGAGTTTTGTCCTGGACGCCCTAATAAAAGGCCTGGGGATCCCCTGGGCGTTTCGTATCCAAGGGCTCGCCATGCTAGGAACAGGTCTACCGGCTGCGCATCTCCTCCGAACCCGGTATCCAATCCCGCCAACTAAGATGGTCGAATGGACTATGTTCCGAGACGCCAGGTTCATCGTCCTCTTTGCCGCGGGGGCAGTCACGACATTCCCACTATACGTGCCGCCGTTTTTTCTCCCGCTATATGCGGAGGCGCTGTCACTCTCTTCAGATGCCGGGGTCAGTCTGGTCGCCGGGTTCAATTTCGCGTCTGCGGTTGGTCGTTTGGGTTGTGGGTATGCTGGAGATGTGCTGGGGTCTGTTAATGCGCTGCTCCTGGCAGTGACGCTGAATGCGCTGACCATGTTGATTATCTGGCCGTTGTCGGATTCGCTGGGTCCGTTGATTCCATTTGTGATCCTGAATGGGATGGCGAATGGCGGGTTCTTTGCCATCATGCCGACGATTATCAGCAGTATTTTTGGCTCGGCTAGGCTTTCGGTTGCGATGGGTATGATTGTAACGGGCTGGTTTGGGGGGTACCTCTTGGTATGTTTCTTTTGCTGTTActgactttttttttttttttttttgactgACATTCTTGAACTAAAGGGCCCGCCAATCGCTGGGTATATTCTCGAAGCAACAGGGGACGAGTCCTCCATTAGAACCTACCGGCCAGCtatcttcttcgccggggcaatggcagcagcgTCAGTTATCTTGGTGGGAGCTATACGCTTACTGATAGACCGAGAGTTACGGAAGAAGGTTTGATATGAAGTAGACTGGGACCGTGCCCTAACTGCTGGTAGTTTGCCAGCAATAAAGTTGGCTACTAAAAACAAGAACTTGGAACATAGATAAAAGAATGCTTATTAGAATGGAAATACCAATAAGAAACCCCAGACCGATGGGTGAATAAACACACTTCCCATCGCAGCCACTCCGCTTCCACTGATCTTCATACACGCACATCAATCACTTTCGTCATAATGAATCATCTCTTTGCAGCTTCACTCCTCcatattaattaattaatacaCCAGCTAGTCCTGGCTCTTCAATTCAATACATCCAGACCTATatcaaatcaatcaatctaattatttaattccccatttaatttaatttaatcaAACATGTGCGACGCAcccttcatccccatcttccccatCTGCTTCCAATGCGGCACAGACCAGAACCCCTGCCGGTGTAAAGTCATTGGCCCGACGATTGGTATGCGTCCTCTTCTACTGTTCTCTGTACTTGAACTGGGAATGTGGAAGGTGCTGATATGAAAAGGCTTTTTCGTGACCATTGTTGCGGCGATTGTATGTTATCCGGCCTCGATATTCTGTGGGTGCTGTTGTACGAAGACTGGGAAAGAGTGAGTTGCTACTGCATAACCCCCTTCTACAATATAGTGATGCTGATGAATTCAGTGTGCTGGCATATCCGGTCAAACTGAATGGGCAAGTGTCGGATTGTATACCGATATAGGACGCAATCATGTGAATAGACAGGCAGGTATTATTATACGCAATTACACTACCAACCTAGCAGTATATAAACAAGAGACATAAAAGTAGACCagaaaatataaactaaGTATAGACGTGCGTAATAAGGTATCCAGATGAATCATTATTAACATGCGTATCCATCATGACTTGAACTTCTCCTTCAGTCGAGCCAGGAAACTCGatcgcttcttcttcttctcttcctttccggTCCCGGCTGCTCCGCCCgcaccacctgcaccacCGACACCGCTAGTAGCGCCACCAAccccagctgctgctcctgcacCTGCAACTCCGGTGGCTGCAGCTCCAGCCGCAGGGACCTGTGAGGAATCTTTGGCACCCTCGGAAGCGCCAGTTGTCTGCTGTTGAGCAGCTTCCTCCCCGGGTGCTGTGGTCTTGGTGCCTGTGGGGGTAGTCGTCCGCGGTGACAGCTGCGCCGAACCTGGTTCAGCAGCGGAAGCCTTCGGGGCAGTATCTGTGGTAGCAGCGGTGGCAGTAGGCGCAGGCGTGCCTCTCGAGTTCTCGACGGGAACTCTCCGGTGAAGTTCTTCCTCCagttccttcttctcctcgacgACCTCTCTGTTTGCTGCGGCTTCGGGGTCTCGGTGTGCCTTGGATATCGATTCCTTCACAACACCAGGGACGTCGTCTGCTGGGACTGTGTTGTCGGCGACTTGTCTCCTCTGGGATTCGAGCGGGACATTGCCAGCGAGCccggcggtggtggatgtTGGCGCAGCCGACTGCACCGTGGGCCCGGCGTTGCCATATGCAGAAGTGTTGGCTCCACCTCCAATTGGGAGGCTCGATTCAGGAATCGTGTTGTTGGAC
The nucleotide sequence above comes from Aspergillus puulaauensis MK2 DNA, chromosome 3, nearly complete sequence. Encoded proteins:
- a CDS encoding uncharacterized protein (COG:S;~EggNog:ENOG410PSJE;~TransMembrane:1 (o6-29i)), giving the protein MASRILPLIILFVVLAILAVVGFVVYSIVQDISDKTRDKMEKKNVMFTRDGMKVGVKEVNEEDYVDRSQSILVNMWNHTSFPAYKSRLWDMAGASSSSSNGNGGDAQQRRGHTSQ
- a CDS encoding VIT1/CCC1 transporter family protein (COG:S;~EggNog:ENOG410PHKX;~InterPro:IPR008217;~PFAM:PF01988;~TransMembrane:4 (o99-121i198-222o228-246i267-288o);~go_function: GO:0005384 - manganese ion transmembrane transporter activity [Evidence IEA];~go_process: GO:0030026 - cellular manganese ion homeostasis [Evidence IEA]); this encodes MAPLSFNPLDTRVHTANMSLSSIKGLLSSPTSTEYDVEKDSRLSSDGESANGDGKRRETKDPKLVDGRVISDAIIGLSDGMTVPFALTAGLSALGDTKVVVFGGFAELIAGAISMGLGGYLGAKSEEESYRATLKETEKQTIADPTSVTDTIHDIFTPYDLPPHLVSELTTHLTSSPNLASFLMNFHHTLPEPSGSRAVTCAVTIALGYFIGGFVPLLPYFFVGPTDAFLALKWSIATMVVALFIFGYGKTCFVSGWKGQRNVRKGVVGGLQMVLIGGVAAGSAMGLVKGFQALADSA
- a CDS encoding retropepsin-like aspartic protease (COG:S;~EggNog:ENOG410PSAN;~InterPro:IPR021109;~PFAM:PF13975,PF13650), which encodes MELFGTIPALVTLVGQIQSLKREAQRHLQLTKSMIKGGRKIKAWVKKREYERQEIMRTIAFLECNGTHEAPKPPAKPKQYFVKGTVGGHSVEALPDSGADECFISNTLASNLGLSPTAGPEKRIYFANKTFVRSPGRVAVPWVFYGESKTHSLDCWILPHSIHDIVLGRPFLKATQTLKRFTSRIESRIVDGTRRLRLQLLQGEDDKAWKVWGYLNDRFTTAFPDTGSDMMLVSRTYAEELELDIDTRLESRVEVEFPDGSTAWTSGIIRDASWRIGSKTINRDFYVLDELCVDVVLSNEYLFNENVFSECDVYFFDAELDIPGDDTSLFCNIRLIGRYGENLNSLEEEYLEDSTSPEAFSDEKVQRELARRDKIRDAIDELPEDQRDTARRDEVERQRRWEQKRQIHRNTCHSQSTSQQKPSASHRTEVVHPGTGRFHLSTWKSRVKKKIGL
- a CDS encoding uncharacterized protein (COG:S;~EggNog:ENOG410PPP9;~TransMembrane:3 (i207-232o238-258i265-282o)), whose translation is MNGDASSNTGSYYAQQKEGFANVARWLSLDRDNEAFIYRRFNELSARNILYLQCELLDLEKKLNELDKRDASSDDMDLKDAARTWETFIQRFEKGNSEAVDRMELITKLRAKIKEYHETLLLQGEVSNLKHPNKRALEGYRYWFSKPYPALGGVAKTALDNEDDLVALNTPPEKDHLSRVLRRHWPAKEEISRDGLHRIGRFDEASISMAVAIINILVASFLLIGSIIGLYFASNDALKLALIAAFTALFALSIGLMTNARRAEIFAATAAYAAVLVVFVSGDISSSSPGSR
- a CDS encoding uncharacterized protein (COG:G;~EggNog:ENOG410PMBC;~InterPro:IPR020846,IPR011701,IPR036259;~PFAM:PF07690;~TransMembrane:12 (i56-79o99-121i133-152o158-180i192-211o223-243i263-281o301-318i330-349o355-376i388-408o428-449i);~go_function: GO:0022857 - transmembrane transporter activity [Evidence IEA];~go_process: GO:0055085 - transmembrane transport [Evidence IEA]), producing MTQPQAPLVSSVELHDNNENPDTTFPSPSDKDAQNDALLQASLAADSENPDGGYGWVVLFACVVIAWWYISISYTWGIFQIALLRQQQQQQQQEGRQHISASTLAFVGSLCPSFIASLAIPNAKLVRAVGPRATALIGMSVMGVGCILASFTTGHVGGLFVTFGVLCGVGNSMLFMVINVAPSQWFSKKRGLANGMIYAAGGLGGAVMSFVLDALIKGLGIPWAFRIQGLAMLGTGLPAAHLLRTRYPIPPTKMVEWTMFRDARFIVLFAAGAVTTFPLYVPPFFLPLYAEALSLSSDAGVSLVAGFNFASAVGRLGCGYAGDVLGSVNALLLAVTLNALTMLIIWPLSDSLGPLIPFVILNGMANGGFFAIMPTIISSIFGSARLSVAMGMIVTGWFGGYLLGPPIAGYILEATGDESSIRTYRPAIFFAGAMAAASVILVGAIRLLIDRELRKKV
- a CDS encoding carbohydrate-binding module family 48 protein (COG:S;~EggNog:ENOG410PXEX;~InterPro:IPR013783,IPR032640,IPR014756;~PFAM:PF16561) is translated as MASYTFQWPYNAKEVFVTGTFDDWGRTVQLDQKGDVFEKEVHIPVTGDKVHYKFVVDGIWTTDNRLPEEDDGSSNVNNVLYPDQLQTDSVSALHSGDPQDMAALSGVTPTSTTAGLAGGVSKESGRLPGSTTAGLDKDVPLEQGGHVPGGFPAESPYSEYSVNPIPASSGIGNPIHLNPGEKVPDSSTFNSNTVQSTARTGQEAYEGADSSRLAAPFSVPPVSNNTIPESSLPIGGGANTSAYGNAGPTVQSAAPTSTTAGLAGNVPLESQRRQVADNTVPADDVPGVVKESISKAHRDPEAAANREVVEEKKELEEELHRRVPVENSRGTPAPTATAATTDTAPKASAAEPGSAQLSPRTTTPTGTKTTAPGEEAAQQQTTGASEGAKDSSQVPAAGAAATGVAGAGAAAGVGGATSGVGGAGGAGGAAGTGKEEKKKKRSSFLARLKEKFKS